From Stenotrophomonas nitritireducens, the proteins below share one genomic window:
- a CDS encoding YihY/virulence factor BrkB family protein, which produces MPLTRPSLHTFKSRLELLQQSLPAALVRRFVETDVMTQAASLAFYTLLSLAPLLVLLLWLTASLYPPAQQTLIDQIGSLAGPSVAEVARTVITNASAQPDLGSFAGIWSLVLLFIGATVVFAQLQAALNLIFRSDSKRFEGVLGWLKKRVFSAGVVLALGFLLIVSMVATTALQVIFSHLPSALPAVGYITTLLLYALGFAFLYHYLPDRPVDWRQAFLGGAITAVLFALGRYAIGLYIANAAPGSAYGSMGTLVIMLIWIYYASVVFFGGALITAVIDERVYARRKLKAAAEVDAGAVE; this is translated from the coding sequence ATGCCCCTCACCCGCCCTAGCCTGCACACCTTCAAATCCCGGCTGGAGCTGCTCCAGCAAAGCCTGCCGGCCGCCCTGGTCCGCCGCTTCGTCGAAACCGACGTGATGACCCAGGCCGCCTCACTGGCCTTCTATACGCTGCTGTCGCTGGCGCCGCTGCTGGTCCTGCTGCTGTGGCTGACCGCCTCACTGTACCCGCCAGCACAGCAGACACTTATCGACCAGATCGGCTCGCTGGCCGGCCCCAGCGTGGCCGAGGTGGCGCGCACGGTGATCACCAATGCCAGCGCGCAGCCGGACCTGGGCTCGTTCGCCGGCATCTGGAGCCTGGTGCTGCTGTTCATCGGCGCCACCGTGGTGTTCGCACAGCTGCAGGCGGCGCTGAACCTGATCTTCCGCAGCGACTCCAAGCGCTTCGAGGGCGTGTTGGGCTGGCTGAAGAAGCGGGTGTTCTCCGCCGGCGTGGTGCTGGCGCTGGGCTTCCTGCTGATCGTGTCGATGGTGGCGACCACCGCCCTGCAGGTGATCTTCTCGCACCTGCCTTCGGCCCTGCCGGCGGTGGGCTACATCACCACCCTGCTGCTGTATGCGCTGGGCTTCGCCTTTCTCTACCACTACCTGCCGGACCGGCCGGTGGACTGGCGCCAGGCCTTCCTCGGCGGCGCCATCACCGCGGTGCTGTTCGCGCTGGGCCGTTATGCGATCGGCCTGTACATCGCCAATGCCGCGCCGGGCAGCGCCTATGGCTCGATGGGCACGCTGGTGATCATGCTGATCTGGATCTACTACGCCAGCGTGGTGTTCTTTGGCGGCGCGCTGATCACCGCGGTGATCGATGAGCGTGTGTATGCGCGGCGCAAGCTGAAGGCGGCTGCGGAGGTTGATGCTGGGGCTGTGGAGTGA
- a CDS encoding PQQ-dependent sugar dehydrogenase: protein MPRTLLLSMTLALAPALFTSACAADPDPAAEAAIKPAQWPFKATEVARFNEPWAMTFLPDGSLLVTEKGGKLVHFDPASGKRSNISGVPTVAYGGQGGLGDVLAHPQFASNGLVYYSYAEDGEDDTRGAAVARARLVLDANGSGQLTDTQVIWRQTPKVSGRGHYGHRLAFGPDGKLWISSSERQKFDPAQDMKTNLGKIIRLNDDGSVPADNPFVAQGSPADQVWSLGHRSVLGLAFDGNGKLWEHEMGPKGGDELNLIQRGGNYGYPIVSNGDHYDGRPIPDHDTRPEFIAPVVTWRQVISPAGFIIYSGTLFPQWQGSGFIGGLSSKSLVRVAFDGDKAREAERFDMGNRIREVEQGPDGALWLLEDGSNAKLLKLTPKGN, encoded by the coding sequence ATGCCCCGTACCCTTCTGCTCAGCATGACCCTGGCCCTGGCCCCGGCCCTGTTCACCAGCGCCTGTGCCGCTGACCCGGACCCGGCTGCCGAAGCGGCGATAAAGCCCGCGCAATGGCCGTTCAAGGCCACCGAAGTGGCCCGTTTCAACGAGCCGTGGGCGATGACCTTCCTGCCCGATGGCAGCCTGCTGGTCACCGAAAAAGGCGGCAAGCTGGTCCACTTCGACCCGGCCAGCGGCAAGCGCAGCAACATCAGCGGCGTGCCGACCGTGGCCTATGGCGGCCAGGGTGGCTTGGGTGATGTGCTGGCGCATCCGCAGTTCGCCAGCAACGGGCTGGTTTATTACAGCTATGCCGAAGACGGCGAGGATGACACCCGCGGCGCCGCCGTGGCCCGCGCCAGGCTGGTGCTGGACGCCAATGGCAGCGGCCAGCTGACCGACACGCAGGTAATCTGGCGGCAGACCCCAAAGGTGAGCGGCCGCGGCCACTACGGCCACCGGCTGGCGTTCGGCCCGGACGGCAAGCTGTGGATCAGCTCCAGCGAGCGGCAGAAGTTCGACCCGGCGCAGGACATGAAGACCAACCTGGGCAAGATCATCCGCCTCAACGACGATGGCAGCGTGCCGGCGGACAATCCGTTCGTGGCGCAGGGCTCACCCGCCGACCAGGTTTGGTCGCTGGGCCACCGCAGCGTGCTCGGCCTGGCCTTCGACGGCAACGGCAAGTTGTGGGAACACGAGATGGGCCCCAAGGGCGGCGATGAGCTGAACCTGATCCAGCGCGGCGGTAACTACGGCTACCCCATCGTCTCCAACGGCGACCACTACGACGGCCGCCCGATCCCGGACCACGACACCCGCCCGGAATTCATCGCCCCGGTAGTGACCTGGCGCCAGGTGATCTCCCCGGCGGGCTTCATCATCTACAGCGGAACGTTGTTCCCGCAGTGGCAGGGCAGCGGCTTCATCGGCGGGCTGTCGTCGAAGTCGCTGGTTCGCGTCGCCTTTGACGGCGACAAGGCACGCGAGGCCGAACGCTTCGACATGGGCAACCGCATCCGCGAAGTGGAGCAAGGCCCGGACGGCGCCCTGTGGCTGCTGGAAGACGGCAGCAATGCAAAGCTGCTGAAGCTGACGCCAAAAGGCAACTGA
- the folB gene encoding dihydroneopterin aldolase, which produces MDKVFIEGLEIDALIGIYDWERRIRQTLVFDLEMGFDNRKPAASDDIVDTLNYKAVSKRLMEFVRASDFGLVETLAERCAQIVLDEFNVQWLRLKLSKPGAVRGARAVGVIIERSRAAA; this is translated from the coding sequence ATGGACAAGGTATTCATCGAAGGGCTGGAAATCGACGCCCTGATCGGCATCTACGACTGGGAACGGCGCATCCGCCAGACCCTGGTGTTCGATCTGGAAATGGGCTTCGACAACCGCAAGCCCGCCGCCAGCGACGACATCGTCGACACGCTGAACTACAAGGCCGTCAGCAAGCGCTTGATGGAGTTCGTGCGCGCCTCCGACTTCGGTCTGGTGGAGACGCTGGCCGAGCGCTGCGCGCAGATCGTGCTGGACGAGTTCAACGTGCAGTGGCTGCGGCTGAAGCTGAGCAAGCCCGGTGCGGTGCGCGGCGCGCGCGCGGTCGGGGTGATCATCGAGCGCAGCCGCGCTGCGGCTTGA
- the rpsU gene encoding 30S ribosomal protein S21, translated as MPSVKVRENEPFEFALRRFKRTCEKAGVLAETRKREFYEKPTQERKRKAAAAVKRQLRRSSRDVTKRQRLY; from the coding sequence ATGCCCAGCGTTAAAGTCCGCGAGAACGAACCCTTTGAGTTTGCTCTTCGCCGCTTCAAGCGCACTTGCGAAAAGGCCGGCGTGCTGGCCGAAACCCGCAAGCGCGAGTTTTACGAAAAGCCGACCCAGGAACGCAAGCGCAAGGCCGCTGCTGCCGTGAAGCGCCAGCTGCGTCGTTCCTCGCGCGACGTCACCAAGCGTCAGCGCCTGTACTGA
- a CDS encoding glycoside hydrolase family 3 N-terminal domain-containing protein, whose product MSPDRIESLIARMTVDEKVGQLSVFADMVRPFAPDVNPEANASNAEQVLEQVRAGRVGSLFNGVGAELGRRLQQVALEESRLGIPLILASDVIHGMRTVFPIPLGEAASFEPELARRTARATAVEATAAGIHWTYAPAVDVARDQRWGRGAEGAGEDVLLSCEFAAARVRGFQGDDLTAADSLLATPKHFAAYGAVAAGMEYAQVDISPQTLRDVHLPPFKAALDAGALSLMSAFNDINGVPASANRALLTDLLRNEWKFEGVVVSDYTADMELIAHGYAADEVDATRKAFLAGLDLSMQSGFYDQHLAALVHAGEVPMAVLDASVRRILRLKEAIGLFDNPYRSLDPEREADQSHIAEHDALARDAARRSVVLLKNEGELLPLKKQGQKIALIGPFVQDRENIEGCWTLFGDKSRYVTLESGMRAALADHAGLEVVAGCDLEAPLDGGIEAAMAAARRADVVVLAVGEPQRYSGEAQSRVEITLPPAQQALAEAVAATGTPLVVVLRNGRALALQGAVRHAQAIAVSWYLGTQNGHALADLLFGDYNPSARLPVSFPHASGQQPYFYSHPRSGRPELPTMSEFKSRWREFPNTALYAFGHGIGYTRFEYEAPRLSSAQLDWDGELVIRTRIRNLGAVAGEEVVQLYVHDRVASRVRPVRELKAFRKVAVAAGEAVDVEFRLDRHQLAFTGVDGEYSAEPGLFDLWVCASSVSGEAVSFELLGR is encoded by the coding sequence GTGTCCCCCGACCGCATTGAATCCCTGATCGCGCGCATGACCGTCGACGAGAAAGTCGGCCAGCTGAGCGTATTCGCCGACATGGTCCGGCCGTTCGCGCCGGACGTGAACCCCGAAGCCAACGCAAGCAATGCCGAGCAGGTGCTGGAACAGGTGCGTGCCGGCCGCGTCGGCTCGCTGTTCAACGGCGTCGGTGCCGAACTGGGCCGGCGCTTGCAACAGGTAGCACTGGAAGAAAGCCGGCTGGGCATTCCGCTGATCCTGGCATCGGACGTGATCCATGGCATGCGCACGGTTTTCCCGATACCGCTGGGCGAAGCCGCCAGCTTCGAGCCCGAGCTGGCCCGCCGCACCGCGCGCGCCACCGCCGTGGAGGCCACTGCCGCCGGCATCCACTGGACGTATGCGCCGGCGGTGGATGTCGCCCGCGATCAGCGCTGGGGCCGGGGTGCCGAAGGTGCGGGCGAAGACGTGCTGCTGAGCTGTGAATTCGCCGCAGCCCGTGTGCGTGGCTTCCAGGGCGATGACCTGACCGCCGCCGATTCGCTGCTGGCCACACCCAAACACTTCGCCGCCTATGGCGCGGTTGCTGCGGGCATGGAATACGCGCAGGTCGATATCTCGCCGCAGACTCTGCGCGATGTGCACCTGCCGCCGTTCAAGGCCGCGTTGGATGCCGGCGCCTTGTCCCTGATGAGCGCCTTCAACGACATCAACGGCGTGCCTGCCAGCGCCAACCGCGCGCTGCTGACCGATCTGCTGCGCAACGAGTGGAAGTTCGAGGGCGTGGTGGTATCCGACTACACCGCCGACATGGAGCTGATCGCGCACGGCTATGCGGCCGATGAAGTGGACGCCACCCGCAAGGCATTCCTGGCCGGGCTGGACCTGAGCATGCAGAGCGGTTTCTACGATCAGCATCTGGCTGCGCTGGTGCACGCAGGCGAAGTACCGATGGCGGTGCTGGATGCCTCGGTACGGCGCATCCTGCGGCTGAAGGAGGCGATCGGCCTGTTCGACAACCCCTACCGTTCGCTGGACCCGGAACGCGAAGCCGATCAATCGCATATCGCCGAACATGATGCGCTGGCGCGCGATGCCGCACGGCGCTCGGTGGTGTTATTGAAGAACGAGGGTGAGCTGCTGCCGCTGAAGAAGCAGGGGCAGAAGATCGCCTTGATCGGTCCGTTCGTGCAGGACCGGGAGAATATTGAAGGTTGCTGGACGCTGTTCGGCGACAAATCGCGCTACGTCACGCTGGAAAGCGGCATGCGTGCCGCGCTCGCCGACCACGCCGGCTTGGAAGTCGTCGCCGGCTGTGACCTGGAAGCGCCACTGGACGGTGGCATCGAGGCGGCAATGGCTGCCGCACGCCGCGCCGACGTCGTGGTGCTGGCGGTTGGCGAGCCGCAGCGTTACAGCGGTGAGGCGCAGTCACGGGTGGAGATCACCTTGCCGCCGGCGCAACAGGCGCTGGCCGAAGCGGTTGCCGCTACCGGTACGCCGCTGGTGGTGGTGTTGCGCAATGGTCGCGCGCTGGCACTGCAGGGTGCGGTACGTCATGCACAGGCCATCGCGGTGAGCTGGTACCTGGGTACGCAGAACGGCCATGCGCTGGCCGACCTCCTGTTCGGCGACTACAACCCGTCGGCACGTCTGCCGGTGAGCTTCCCGCATGCGTCGGGCCAGCAACCATATTTCTACAGCCACCCGCGCAGCGGCCGCCCGGAACTGCCGACCATGTCGGAGTTCAAGTCACGCTGGCGCGAGTTTCCCAATACCGCGCTATATGCCTTCGGCCACGGCATTGGCTATACGCGTTTCGAATATGAAGCGCCGCGCCTGAGTTCAGCGCAGTTGGATTGGGATGGCGAGCTTGTCATCCGCACCCGCATACGCAACCTTGGTGCGGTGGCAGGCGAGGAGGTGGTGCAGTTGTACGTGCACGATCGCGTCGCCAGCAGGGTGCGCCCGGTGCGTGAGTTGAAGGCCTTCCGGAAAGTGGCCGTGGCAGCCGGTGAGGCGGTCGACGTGGAATTCCGGCTGGACCGACATCAGCTCGCCTTCACCGGTGTGGATGGCGAATACAGCGCCGAGCCGGGGCTGTTCGATCTCTGGGTATGCGCCTCGTCGGTAAGCGGGGAAGCTGTGAGCTTCGAGCTGCTGGGCCGCTGA
- the tsaD gene encoding tRNA (adenosine(37)-N6)-threonylcarbamoyltransferase complex transferase subunit TsaD, protein MKVLGIESSCDETGVAVYDTSLSGAAALRAHAVYSQIALHAEYGGVVPELASRDHVRKTLPLIRQTLDEAGIAISEIEGVAYTAGPGLVGALLVGAGVARSLAWGLDVPAIGVHHMEGHLLAPLMEDDPPEPPFVALLVSGGHTQLIAVDAIGKYRLLGETLDDAAGEAFDKTAKMMGLPYPGGPQLAKLAELGTPGRYKFTRPMTDRPGLDFSFSGLKTQVLMAWRDSDQTDQTRADIARGFEDAVVDTLVIKCGRALDAAGCDVLVVAGGVGANKRLRAKLQDAAQRRGGRVCFPRPELCTDNGAMIAFAGALRLQAGQHSPAEVKVTPRWDMALLPPLQG, encoded by the coding sequence ATGAAAGTCCTTGGCATTGAATCTTCCTGCGATGAGACGGGCGTAGCCGTCTATGACACCTCCCTTTCCGGGGCGGCCGCGCTGCGTGCGCATGCCGTTTACAGCCAGATCGCGCTACATGCTGAATACGGTGGTGTGGTGCCGGAGCTGGCCAGCCGCGACCACGTGCGCAAGACCCTGCCGCTGATCCGGCAGACCCTGGACGAGGCCGGCATCGCCATTTCCGAGATCGAGGGCGTGGCCTACACCGCCGGCCCTGGCCTGGTTGGAGCGCTGCTGGTGGGCGCCGGTGTGGCCCGGTCGCTGGCCTGGGGCCTGGATGTGCCGGCCATCGGCGTACACCATATGGAAGGCCACCTGCTGGCCCCGCTGATGGAAGACGACCCGCCGGAACCGCCGTTCGTGGCGCTGCTGGTCTCCGGCGGTCACACCCAGCTGATCGCGGTGGACGCCATCGGCAAGTACCGCCTGCTCGGTGAGACCCTCGACGATGCCGCCGGTGAGGCCTTCGACAAGACCGCCAAGATGATGGGCCTGCCGTATCCGGGCGGCCCGCAGCTGGCCAAGCTGGCCGAGCTCGGCACCCCCGGGCGCTACAAGTTCACCCGGCCGATGACCGACCGGCCCGGCCTCGATTTCAGCTTCTCCGGTTTGAAGACCCAGGTGTTGATGGCCTGGCGCGACAGCGACCAGACTGACCAGACCCGGGCCGACATCGCCCGTGGCTTCGAGGATGCGGTGGTCGATACGTTGGTGATCAAGTGCGGCCGCGCGCTGGATGCGGCCGGTTGCGATGTATTGGTGGTGGCCGGCGGCGTCGGCGCCAACAAGCGCCTGCGCGCCAAGCTGCAGGACGCCGCCCAGCGCCGTGGTGGCCGGGTCTGCTTCCCGCGCCCGGAGCTGTGCACCGACAACGGCGCGATGATCGCCTTTGCCGGCGCCCTGCGCCTGCAGGCCGGCCAGCACAGCCCGGCCGAGGTGAAGGTCACCCCGCGCTGGGATATGGCGTTGCTGCCGCCCTTGCAGGGCTGA
- a CDS encoding mechanosensitive ion channel family protein, with translation MAVMGIRWLDQLENMLAPYPMAYPAVVLAGLVLVAWLANFVTKRVLLRGLRSMIERFSGPNHNARQPLRVIARLSNIVPSVVLAAGLDIVPELPPGLVHTLKALCHAWTVLTIAMAVSHALDAFNDFYERRADARNKPIKGYLQVVKIVVFVFAGLSIVAILVGVELLHLVTGLGAATAVFMLIFQDTILSLVASVQISGDGRVRIGDWIEMPSQNADGDVIDIALHTVTVQNWDKTVTTIPTKKLVTESFKNWRGMQESGGRRIKRSIYLDQHSVRFLDGAGLERLGQIALLDDYLAGKQQELQQWNAQVAQAHPEPVNARRLTNLGTFRAYVELYLRHNPGIHQDMTLLVRQMAPTPQGLPLEIYCFTSSTAWAKYEAIQSDMFDHLLAILPEFGLHVFQESSDAMLMTARDQRDRQP, from the coding sequence ATGGCGGTAATGGGAATTCGTTGGCTGGATCAGCTGGAGAACATGCTGGCGCCGTATCCAATGGCCTATCCGGCGGTGGTGCTGGCAGGCCTGGTGCTGGTGGCGTGGTTGGCCAACTTCGTCACCAAGCGTGTGCTGCTGCGCGGCCTGCGTTCGATGATCGAACGTTTCTCCGGCCCCAATCACAACGCCAGGCAGCCGCTGCGGGTAATCGCGCGGCTGTCCAACATCGTGCCCTCGGTGGTGCTCGCCGCCGGCCTGGACATCGTGCCCGAGCTGCCGCCGGGGCTGGTCCACACCTTGAAGGCGCTGTGTCATGCTTGGACGGTGCTGACCATCGCGATGGCGGTGTCGCATGCACTGGACGCCTTCAACGATTTCTACGAACGCCGCGCCGACGCGCGCAACAAGCCGATCAAGGGCTACCTGCAGGTCGTCAAGATCGTGGTGTTCGTGTTCGCCGGGTTGTCGATCGTGGCGATCCTGGTCGGCGTGGAGCTGCTGCACCTGGTGACCGGCCTGGGTGCGGCCACCGCGGTGTTCATGCTGATCTTCCAGGACACCATCCTGTCGCTGGTGGCCAGCGTGCAGATCAGTGGCGATGGCCGCGTGCGCATCGGTGACTGGATCGAGATGCCCAGCCAGAACGCCGATGGCGACGTGATCGACATCGCGCTTCATACCGTTACCGTGCAGAACTGGGACAAGACCGTCACCACCATCCCGACCAAGAAGCTGGTCACCGAGTCGTTCAAGAACTGGCGCGGCATGCAGGAGTCAGGCGGGCGGCGGATCAAGCGTTCGATCTACCTGGACCAGCACAGCGTGCGTTTCCTCGATGGTGCCGGGCTGGAGCGGCTGGGCCAGATTGCGCTGCTGGATGATTATCTTGCCGGCAAGCAGCAGGAGCTGCAGCAATGGAACGCGCAGGTGGCACAGGCGCACCCGGAGCCGGTCAATGCGCGCCGGCTGACCAATCTGGGTACTTTCCGTGCGTACGTGGAGCTGTACCTGCGGCACAACCCCGGCATCCATCAGGACATGACCCTGCTGGTGCGGCAGATGGCACCCACCCCGCAAGGCCTACCGCTGGAGATCTACTGCTTCACCTCCTCGACCGCCTGGGCAAAGTACGAAGCCATCCAGTCCGACATGTTCGACCACCTGCTGGCGATCCTGCCGGAGTTCGGCCTGCACGTCTTCCAGGAATCCAGCGACGCGATGCTGATGACCGCACGCGATCAGCGTGACCGCCAACCGTAA
- a CDS encoding GatB/YqeY domain-containing protein has protein sequence MSLKQQLTEDMKAAMKSGDKHSLGVIRLINAAIKQREVDERIELTDADVIAVLDKMVKQRKDSVTQFEAANREDLAVIERDEIVVIERYVPAKMGEAEIQAAIAAAMAETGAASAADIGKLMGVLKPKLAGQADMGLVSKLVKQALAG, from the coding sequence ATGAGCCTGAAGCAACAGCTGACCGAAGACATGAAGGCCGCCATGAAGAGCGGCGACAAGCACTCGCTGGGCGTGATCCGCCTGATCAATGCCGCCATCAAGCAGCGCGAAGTGGATGAGCGCATCGAGCTGACCGATGCCGACGTGATTGCCGTGCTGGACAAGATGGTCAAGCAGCGCAAGGACTCGGTCACCCAGTTCGAAGCCGCCAACCGTGAAGACCTGGCCGTGATCGAGCGCGACGAGATCGTGGTGATCGAACGCTACGTGCCGGCCAAGATGGGCGAAGCCGAGATCCAGGCCGCGATTGCCGCCGCCATGGCTGAAACCGGCGCCGCCAGCGCTGCCGACATCGGCAAGCTGATGGGCGTGCTCAAGCCCAAGCTGGCTGGCCAGGCCGACATGGGCCTGGTGTCCAAGCTGGTCAAGCAGGCCCTGGCCGGCTGA